A stretch of Labilibaculum sp. DW002 DNA encodes these proteins:
- a CDS encoding DUF1648 domain-containing protein produces MEKRPRIPIKLTTTDYLFEIIGVVGIACLIFLPIYFYADLPNIIPKHFNTLGQVDSYGKRGVIWLLPTIGLVLYVGMTILNKYPFAFNYPTKVTYDNAERLYTLGTRTVRLLKVVVTLSFLFLNFKTIEIALNRADGIGKFYLLIFLIVLGTLIGTMIYKMTKNRTRTHNKS; encoded by the coding sequence ATGGAAAAAAGACCTAGAATACCAATAAAATTAACCACGACTGATTATCTTTTTGAAATTATCGGAGTTGTTGGAATCGCATGCCTTATTTTCTTACCTATTTATTTCTATGCCGATTTGCCAAATATAATTCCAAAACATTTTAATACTCTTGGACAAGTTGACTCATATGGGAAACGGGGAGTAATTTGGTTATTACCTACAATTGGACTGGTCTTATATGTTGGAATGACTATATTGAATAAATATCCCTTTGCTTTCAATTATCCAACAAAAGTAACATATGACAATGCCGAAAGGCTTTATACACTTGGAACCAGAACAGTTCGACTTTTGAAAGTTGTTGTCACACTCTCATTTCTTTTCCTGAATTTTAAAACTATAGAAATCGCATTAAATAGAGCAGATGGAATAGGGAAATTTTATTTACTAATATTTCTAATTGTATTGGGAACTTTAATAGGAACAATGATTTATAAAATGACAAAAAATAGAACACGAACGCACAACAAAAGTTAA
- a CDS encoding alpha/beta fold hydrolase, giving the protein MNKLLAIFFILIFIISCDKNERTLDSVPSNYISVDDLRVHFKEYGQGDKTLIFVHGWGCDLNTWKYQFDYFKDKYHLVFIDLPGHGKSDKPKINYTIDYFAQSVKYVMDDLGIKSPILIGHSMGFPVCQQVIRKLNDNTASICNVDGVYFKFPQDSIENVKYKNELSAFAKMFKGINYEKNARQFISGFITDKTPEYAKEYILSTMTSNPEYVGCSSMNDMIDEKYWKEDVIYNQALAIYAKTFELPVDNKSYLESLFHNLTYHEIRDVNHFLMMEKPIEFNNLLERFIEQK; this is encoded by the coding sequence ATGAATAAATTATTGGCAATATTCTTCATATTAATTTTTATAATATCGTGCGATAAAAATGAAAGAACACTTGATTCTGTTCCGTCTAATTATATTTCGGTTGATGATTTAAGAGTTCATTTCAAAGAATACGGACAAGGCGATAAAACCCTGATATTCGTTCACGGTTGGGGATGTGATTTAAACACATGGAAGTATCAGTTTGATTATTTCAAAGACAAGTACCATCTGGTTTTTATAGACTTGCCAGGTCATGGAAAAAGCGATAAACCAAAAATAAATTATACGATTGATTATTTTGCTCAATCGGTAAAATACGTAATGGATGATTTAGGAATTAAAAGTCCGATTCTTATTGGACATAGTATGGGATTCCCAGTTTGTCAACAAGTAATAAGAAAATTAAATGATAACACTGCTAGCATTTGCAATGTAGATGGTGTGTATTTCAAATTTCCCCAAGACAGCATTGAAAATGTAAAGTATAAAAATGAGTTGAGTGCTTTTGCAAAAATGTTTAAAGGAATTAACTACGAGAAAAATGCAAGACAATTTATTTCTGGATTTATAACAGATAAAACACCAGAATATGCAAAAGAATATATATTGTCAACAATGACAAGTAATCCAGAGTATGTTGGTTGTAGCTCAATGAATGATATGATTGATGAAAAATACTGGAAGGAAGATGTAATATATAATCAAGCACTTGCTATTTACGCTAAAACCTTTGAACTTCCTGTAGATAATAAGTCATATTTGGAATCACTATTTCATAACCTGACATATCATGAGATAAGAGATGTAAATCACTTTCTTATGATGGAAAAGCCAATTGAATTTAATAATCTTCTTGAAAGATTTATAGAACAAAAATAA
- a CDS encoding GNAT family N-acetyltransferase — protein sequence MNSKELKIRKEKTKDFRAVFTLIREAFKNEQYSDHKEQFLVERLRKSSAFIPELSIVAVNDNKIVGHILLTKLKIISDKNVFHSLALAPVSVSTEYQGKGVGGKLINQAHKMAKELGYKSIVLLGHEKYYPRFGYEQAAKYGIKLPFEVPKENCMAIELVENGLNGVNGMVEYPKEFNE from the coding sequence ATGAATTCTAAAGAGTTGAAAATAAGAAAGGAAAAAACTAAAGATTTCCGGGCAGTTTTTACACTAATCAGAGAAGCATTTAAAAATGAACAGTATAGTGACCATAAAGAACAGTTCTTGGTAGAGCGGTTAAGAAAATCAAGTGCTTTTATTCCAGAACTTTCAATAGTAGCAGTAAATGATAATAAAATAGTTGGGCATATTCTCTTAACCAAGTTGAAGATTATAAGTGATAAAAATGTATTCCATTCTTTAGCTCTAGCTCCAGTATCCGTTTCAACTGAATATCAAGGAAAGGGAGTTGGAGGAAAGCTAATAAACCAAGCACACAAAATGGCAAAAGAATTAGGGTATAAATCAATCGTTCTTCTTGGACACGAAAAATATTATCCCAGATTTGGTTACGAACAAGCTGCTAAGTATGGAATTAAATTACCTTTTGAAGTTCCAAAAGAGAATTGTATGGCAATTGAATTAGTTGAGAATGGACTAAATGGCGTGAATGGAATGGTTGAATATCCTAAAGAATTTAATGAATAG
- a CDS encoding AraC family transcriptional regulator, with translation MSDPIPDLYCVSSEFDEFQFYIGSLASMHTTEDTNNSIYEIHRFSYYTMMLITEGEGWHYIDYENYFLKKGSFILIAKNQIQKFEKNSKMKGIVVLFSDNFLQKNLNHTHLKNHVNIFNYHINKPLLNLDDRSYNDLLGLIERINFEYNIDQDEMKGKIIGTFLNALLLKTERISREKRTSFEQHKYYEQFKEFGNLLEKGLINNKNAKFYAEAMNISYKHLNEVCKAISNKTAKEFISYFLVLEIKRYLSSTNLSVKEIAYRFGFDEPTNLQKIFKRETGNTAMGFKRLTLNQ, from the coding sequence ATGAGCGATCCTATTCCAGATTTATATTGTGTTAGTAGTGAATTTGATGAATTTCAATTCTACATAGGTTCATTGGCAAGCATGCACACTACTGAAGATACGAACAACTCCATTTACGAAATACATCGCTTTTCGTATTATACCATGATGCTAATTACAGAAGGAGAAGGATGGCATTACATTGATTATGAAAATTATTTTTTAAAGAAAGGTTCCTTCATACTCATTGCTAAAAATCAAATTCAAAAATTTGAAAAGAATTCCAAAATGAAAGGTATCGTTGTTTTATTCTCCGATAACTTTCTTCAAAAAAACTTAAATCATACGCATCTTAAAAATCACGTAAATATATTTAATTATCACATAAACAAACCATTGCTCAATTTAGATGATAGAAGCTACAATGATCTTCTTGGATTAATTGAACGTATCAATTTTGAATACAATATAGATCAGGACGAAATGAAAGGGAAAATTATAGGAACTTTTCTGAATGCTTTACTTTTAAAAACGGAAAGAATTTCTCGTGAAAAGCGTACGTCATTTGAGCAACATAAATATTATGAGCAATTTAAAGAATTTGGTAATTTATTAGAAAAAGGATTAATAAATAATAAAAATGCTAAGTTTTATGCAGAAGCTATGAATATTAGCTATAAGCATCTAAATGAGGTATGCAAAGCAATAAGTAATAAAACAGCCAAGGAATTTATCTCATATTTTTTAGTATTAGAAATAAAAAGGTATTTGAGCAGTACTAATTTATCCGTAAAAGAAATTGCTTATAGGTTTGGATTTGATGAACCGACCAATCTCCAAAAAATATTTAAACGGGAAACAGGCAATACTGCAATGGGATTTAAACGATTAACTTTAAATCAATAA
- a CDS encoding nuclear transport factor 2 family protein, whose product MRTAIISLVLIMGLIACKQKKMELTQKEKAVAFIKSFETGSSDVLNFIDENIKSHNYTLPNGKNTYEMYFTNEPSGCKIEFIRIFEDKEFVIMHNKYTNLEGYPGPIITFDIVRFENGKIAEHWDNIALEINESINGNSQTDGAVIIKDISLTEKNKAVVSEYMQVMLSGEFDKIAKHINGENYIQHNSIIDNGVSGVLNTIEKLKTEGIDVVFNKVHRIFAEGNFVLAIVEGSMGDKPTSFYDLFRIENGQIVEHWDILEEIQASEDWQNTNGKFHF is encoded by the coding sequence ATGAGAACAGCAATAATTAGTTTAGTATTAATCATGGGTTTAATCGCTTGTAAACAGAAAAAAATGGAATTAACACAAAAAGAAAAGGCAGTAGCATTTATTAAATCATTCGAAACTGGAAGTTCAGATGTTTTGAATTTTATAGATGAGAATATTAAAAGTCATAATTATACATTACCGAATGGGAAAAATACATATGAAATGTATTTTACCAATGAGCCCTCAGGTTGCAAGATAGAATTCATCCGTATTTTTGAGGATAAGGAATTCGTGATAATGCACAACAAGTATACCAATCTTGAAGGTTACCCTGGGCCAATTATTACTTTTGATATTGTACGATTCGAAAACGGAAAAATTGCAGAACATTGGGACAATATTGCTCTGGAAATTAATGAGTCTATTAACGGAAATAGTCAAACTGATGGTGCCGTAATAATTAAAGATATTTCATTAACAGAAAAAAATAAAGCTGTAGTTTCAGAATACATGCAAGTTATGTTGAGTGGTGAGTTCGATAAAATAGCAAAGCATATTAATGGCGAGAACTACATCCAGCACAATTCTATAATCGACAATGGTGTATCTGGAGTTCTTAACACCATAGAAAAGCTTAAAACTGAAGGCATTGATGTTGTATTTAATAAAGTACACCGCATTTTTGCTGAAGGAAATTTTGTTCTTGCCATAGTAGAAGGAAGCATGGGAGACAAACCAACATCCTTTTACGATTTATTCAGAATTGAGAATGGCCAAATTGTAGAACATTGGGATATTTTAGAAGAAATACAAGCCTCAGAAGATTGGCAAAACACTAATGGAAAATTCCATTTTTAA
- a CDS encoding TIM barrel protein: protein MNYQNLIDFSIYPPDLNRFENAWKGLEEYVERKELDGVELLIGYDRPSNDIPKEIVKSVHLPFWVTWLDVWRKGEDGAKAYFPKTSAEDLKYRCGGSNKIDMIASQKQLWEYAALLNPQHAVLHAAHVELEHAFTRDFTYKSAEVLASFADMLNKTAQEFSDGEPPVTLAIENLWWPGLDFLFPAEVDDFAARLEFSNWNFLLDTGHLMNTNIALRCEDEAIDFVLDRVSRLSKDVQEKIKSLHLNCSLSGEYQLKQVQEGLPFNWSELNFSDKYSSARNHVLQIDQHLPFQSSRVKEILAELNPEIVIHEFITKSMDEFSEKLATQMNALG, encoded by the coding sequence ATGAATTATCAAAATTTGATTGATTTTTCCATTTACCCACCAGATTTGAATCGATTTGAGAATGCTTGGAAGGGACTTGAAGAATATGTAGAAAGAAAAGAATTGGATGGCGTAGAACTTTTGATTGGTTATGATCGTCCTTCTAATGATATTCCAAAAGAGATTGTGAAAAGTGTGCATTTACCATTTTGGGTCACTTGGTTAGATGTTTGGAGAAAGGGAGAAGATGGGGCAAAAGCTTATTTCCCAAAAACATCTGCAGAAGATTTAAAGTATCGTTGTGGTGGAAGCAATAAAATAGATATGATTGCCTCACAAAAACAATTGTGGGAATATGCTGCCCTTTTGAATCCTCAACATGCGGTTTTGCATGCTGCTCATGTTGAATTAGAGCATGCTTTTACTCGCGATTTTACTTATAAAAGTGCCGAAGTGTTGGCAAGTTTTGCTGATATGCTGAATAAAACAGCACAGGAATTTTCTGATGGAGAGCCGCCTGTTACTTTAGCAATTGAGAATTTGTGGTGGCCTGGTCTTGATTTTTTATTTCCGGCTGAAGTGGATGACTTTGCTGCTAGATTGGAATTTTCCAATTGGAATTTCTTGCTGGATACAGGTCATCTGATGAATACCAATATTGCTCTGCGCTGTGAAGATGAAGCGATTGATTTTGTTCTTGATCGTGTATCTCGTCTTTCGAAGGATGTGCAAGAGAAAATAAAGAGTTTGCATTTAAACTGTAGTTTATCTGGCGAATATCAACTGAAACAGGTACAAGAAGGATTGCCTTTCAATTGGTCAGAACTTAATTTTTCAGATAAATATTCAAGTGCTCGTAATCATGTTTTACAAATTGACCAGCATTTGCCTTTTCAATCATCGAGGGTGAAAGAGATTCTTGCAGAGCTTAATCCAGAGATTGTGATTCATGAATTTATTACAAAGAGTATGGATGAATTTTCGGAAAAGTTAGCTACTCAAATGAATGCATTGGGCTAG
- a CDS encoding ABC transporter substrate-binding protein, whose amino-acid sequence MSVVNKSPWAILLFVLLSSASCQFTSQKKIAANDANTKIDLAFYHPTIIKHAKGFEIKILDNGLKELTVWDPWNKGKVFQKYYLKNRGEELKDTVPSDGLLVEVPIRSIAALSSTQIGILKFLNVQDKIVAVSLKDRIYDEDLNKKAQNGEIQAVGHSETLNFEKIVEIDPELVMVAGFMKISERETKLMQAGLPVAYNIEWMESSPLARAEWAKFIATFFNKEAEAEKHFKEVEDRYNGLKKLVYEVENKPSILSGYNFKGTWYMPGGQSYLGQFLRDGKADYYWFSDSTSGSIPLSFEVVFDKQGEADIWFGPGQCKTLEDLKNLDDRYTLFKPYKTGNVFCYTKRMNSRGANDWFESGVMQPDVVFKDAIKILHPELLPDYELYYYQQLK is encoded by the coding sequence ATGAGTGTAGTAAACAAAAGCCCTTGGGCAATTCTCCTGTTTGTACTTTTAAGCAGCGCATCTTGTCAATTTACAAGTCAAAAAAAGATCGCTGCCAACGATGCTAATACTAAAATAGATTTAGCCTTTTACCATCCTACTATTATTAAGCATGCCAAAGGTTTTGAAATAAAAATCTTGGATAATGGTTTAAAAGAACTTACCGTTTGGGATCCTTGGAACAAAGGGAAAGTATTTCAAAAGTACTATTTAAAGAATCGTGGTGAAGAACTGAAAGATACAGTTCCAAGTGATGGTTTATTGGTTGAAGTGCCAATAAGAAGCATTGCTGCACTATCGAGTACCCAAATTGGGATCCTAAAATTTTTAAATGTTCAAGATAAAATTGTAGCGGTATCTCTTAAGGATCGTATTTATGATGAGGACTTGAATAAAAAGGCGCAAAATGGCGAAATACAAGCTGTTGGTCATTCCGAGACGTTAAACTTTGAGAAGATTGTAGAGATTGATCCAGAATTGGTAATGGTTGCTGGTTTTATGAAAATCTCCGAAAGGGAAACCAAATTAATGCAAGCGGGTTTACCTGTTGCCTATAATATCGAATGGATGGAATCTTCACCATTAGCAAGAGCTGAATGGGCAAAATTCATTGCAACTTTTTTTAATAAAGAAGCAGAAGCTGAAAAGCATTTTAAGGAAGTTGAAGATCGCTATAATGGGCTTAAAAAGTTGGTTTACGAAGTAGAAAATAAGCCATCCATATTGTCTGGGTACAATTTTAAGGGAACTTGGTATATGCCAGGAGGCCAATCGTACTTAGGGCAATTTTTACGTGATGGGAAAGCAGATTATTATTGGTTCTCAGATAGCACAAGTGGTAGTATTCCTTTAAGTTTCGAAGTGGTATTCGATAAGCAAGGTGAAGCAGATATTTGGTTTGGTCCGGGACAATGCAAAACATTGGAGGATTTGAAAAACTTAGATGATCGTTATACCTTATTTAAGCCATATAAAACTGGAAATGTTTTTTGTTATACGAAAAGAATGAACAGCCGTGGTGCCAATGATTGGTTTGAATCTGGTGTAATGCAACCCGATGTTGTTTTTAAAGATGCAATTAAAATATTACATCCTGAATTGTTACCAGATTATGAATTGTATTATTATCAGCAATTAAAATAA
- a CDS encoding iron ABC transporter permease, which yields MILKKGGSWLSLLFGILFLIIIGVFLLDLIFGSVNIPFEKVFAILSGGDVKNSWNYIVLNFRLPKAITAIIVGAGLSVTGLMMQTLFRNPLAGPYVLGISSGASLGVALMVMASAIAPVLFGAISAFLGSWALVVSAVVGASLVFMLVALASIRISDSVSLLIIGIMFGSITGAVVNILQYFSDPEQIQSFIVWTFGSLAGVTWNEMQVMAPIVFCGLIIAFFLIKPLDALLLGENYARGVGISVNKTRIAVIISTALIAGTLTAFTGPIAFVGVAVPHIARSIFRTASHKVLMPAVVLIGAAIMLVCDIISQIPGNQNTLPINSVTALFGGPVVIWVIMRSRNVKASFAG from the coding sequence ATGATATTGAAGAAAGGTGGAAGTTGGTTATCGCTCCTATTTGGGATTTTATTTCTGATTATTATTGGGGTTTTTCTTCTCGATTTGATTTTTGGAAGTGTAAACATTCCTTTTGAGAAAGTATTTGCAATTCTTTCGGGAGGAGATGTGAAAAACTCATGGAATTATATTGTTCTTAATTTCCGTTTACCAAAAGCAATCACGGCAATTATTGTTGGTGCAGGACTTTCTGTAACCGGGCTTATGATGCAGACTTTATTTCGCAATCCTTTGGCTGGTCCATATGTTTTGGGAATTAGTTCTGGTGCAAGTTTAGGCGTTGCTTTAATGGTTATGGCATCGGCAATTGCTCCTGTTTTATTTGGAGCTATTTCTGCATTTTTGGGAAGTTGGGCCTTAGTTGTATCAGCAGTTGTAGGAGCATCTCTTGTGTTTATGCTTGTGGCTTTGGCTTCTATTCGTATTTCCGACAGTGTTTCTTTACTGATTATTGGAATCATGTTTGGAAGTATAACGGGTGCTGTAGTAAATATTCTCCAATACTTTAGTGATCCGGAGCAAATTCAAAGTTTCATAGTTTGGACATTTGGAAGTTTGGCAGGTGTTACCTGGAACGAAATGCAGGTTATGGCCCCAATTGTTTTTTGCGGTTTAATTATAGCATTCTTTCTGATTAAGCCTTTGGATGCCTTGTTGCTAGGGGAGAATTATGCTCGCGGCGTTGGAATATCAGTTAATAAAACACGAATTGCAGTTATCATTAGTACGGCATTAATTGCAGGAACCTTAACGGCATTTACAGGACCTATAGCATTCGTTGGTGTTGCGGTACCGCATATCGCACGTTCTATTTTTAGGACAGCAAGCCATAAAGTATTAATGCCAGCAGTCGTTTTAATAGGTGCGGCTATCATGTTGGTTTGCGATATCATTTCACAAATACCGGGCAATCAAAATACCTTACCAATTAATTCAGTAACCGCTTTGTTTGGAGGACCAGTGGTGATTTGGGTAATCATGAGAAGTAGAAATGTAAAGGCATCTTTTGCTGGATAA
- a CDS encoding ABC transporter ATP-binding protein — MKAEKKEIQDILVTQDLSIGYKQGKKESLCLLSDVNLTIRRGEMVCLLGPNGAGKSTLMRTIAGIQPPLAGCTLVEGIPIKDRNYKEIAQLLSIVLTERINVGNLTVYHIVSLGRHPYTSWMGKLSNEDNEKIKWALEQVGLLHYANNFINELSDGERQRVMIAKALAQDTPLIMLDEPTAHLDLPNRVEIMRLLHRLARETNKAILLSTHELDLALQAADLIWLMSRNEPVKVGAPEDLVLNGSIEGTFHNKSFNFDRKTGNFIMNYQKKQSIQLLGNDVMGFWTQRALSREGYQVSCEQVGDCCVNLLEDTMEWEVKQNGSTIKCVSIQELLFYLRNSLSKEK, encoded by the coding sequence ATGAAAGCAGAAAAAAAAGAAATTCAAGATATATTGGTAACACAAGATCTTTCCATTGGTTACAAGCAAGGAAAGAAGGAAAGTTTGTGTTTACTTTCTGATGTAAATCTAACCATCAGAAGGGGTGAAATGGTATGCCTTTTAGGACCAAATGGAGCAGGGAAATCTACTTTAATGAGAACCATTGCTGGTATTCAACCTCCATTGGCTGGATGTACTTTAGTAGAAGGGATTCCTATTAAGGATCGAAATTATAAAGAGATTGCTCAATTGTTAAGCATCGTTCTTACCGAGAGAATTAATGTTGGGAATCTGACCGTTTACCACATAGTATCTTTAGGGCGTCATCCTTATACTTCATGGATGGGGAAATTATCTAATGAGGACAACGAGAAGATTAAGTGGGCCTTGGAACAAGTAGGCTTGTTGCATTATGCTAATAACTTCATTAATGAATTAAGCGATGGTGAGCGACAAAGGGTAATGATTGCAAAAGCTTTGGCTCAAGACACACCACTAATCATGTTGGATGAACCAACTGCGCATTTAGATTTACCAAATAGAGTAGAGATTATGCGTTTATTGCATCGACTGGCTCGGGAAACTAATAAAGCCATTCTTTTATCTACACATGAATTAGATTTAGCACTTCAAGCCGCCGATTTAATTTGGTTGATGTCACGTAATGAACCCGTTAAGGTTGGAGCTCCTGAAGATTTAGTCCTGAATGGAAGCATTGAAGGAACATTTCATAACAAATCCTTTAATTTCGATCGCAAAACGGGAAACTTCATCATGAATTATCAGAAAAAGCAATCTATACAGCTTTTGGGTAATGATGTAATGGGCTTTTGGACACAAAGAGCTTTGTCTCGTGAAGGTTATCAGGTTAGCTGTGAGCAAGTAGGAGATTGTTGTGTTAACCTATTGGAGGACACAATGGAATGGGAAGTAAAGCAAAATGGAAGTACTATAAAATGCGTGAGCATTCAGGAATTACTTTTTTATTTAAGAAATAGTTTGTCGAAAGAAAAATAG
- a CDS encoding TonB-dependent receptor plug domain-containing protein: MKRTFLTAFALLSLLNSAVKADEVPNPTDDKGVVKHLNLSEVKINASRVNSKIKDLPQKVEVITKRMIEASPASDVAGLLKNAVAIDILQYPGVSAVVSMRGFTPSPSVKYTSILVNGKPAGTENIASIDLANVERVEVLRGPFSAQYGSDAMAGVINIVTKNSTGELSGKVTFEYGSFASSKANFNIGGSLSDALDFDLSYAIQSQDKDYKTGDRNLYDEEYAKSILDPSTYGGRMENTQFQTSNFDARVGVKLAENWKLNLNGGYYAGNGIETPGNFWHTEGMDSKDIERYTAGFDVLGSIGNHKITFSPFYSDEDNKTVDVGSDGYGDFESDYKNYGFQLYDTYAFDVHSVALGIDNKTQKYESSNFDTAGVLEAPYQPDYNNIATGIFGQTHFKFLNEKLDLSVGARGDMIKFELEADKLLANDKSSEDYWVFTKNIGVKYQLTKDLSVHSSWGDAFLAPKAYQVAGFYQRGTVKTIGNADLNPEKSNTVDVGFAFKNFKKGINFDLTYFNTYHKDKIVRSSLQNGDITYINAMKSEMDGLEIVASYDFGAVQDYDYSLRVYLNYTHLFDADVTYKDATGLTQTGEMRYVRDNTATFGVEFDNLKGFSTRLSGRYIGHRYENNYMYVADYSNWPTVSKAPIVYNAKEVRPDVLNKALLRHPVSYVFDFSASYSFNEKYTLGLTLANLLDENYTEKDGYNMPGRAITAKFSYRF, from the coding sequence ATGAAAAGAACATTTTTAACGGCTTTTGCATTGCTATCACTATTAAATTCTGCAGTAAAAGCTGATGAAGTTCCAAACCCAACAGATGATAAAGGGGTTGTGAAACATCTAAACCTATCAGAAGTGAAGATAAACGCTTCACGTGTGAACTCGAAAATCAAGGATCTGCCTCAAAAGGTTGAGGTTATTACCAAAAGAATGATCGAAGCATCTCCTGCTAGTGATGTTGCAGGTTTGTTGAAAAATGCTGTGGCAATTGATATACTGCAATATCCTGGTGTATCGGCTGTTGTTAGTATGCGCGGTTTTACACCATCTCCATCGGTAAAGTATACTAGTATTTTAGTGAACGGAAAACCTGCAGGAACTGAAAATATTGCTAGTATCGATCTTGCAAATGTTGAGCGGGTTGAAGTTTTGAGAGGGCCTTTTTCAGCTCAGTATGGTTCTGATGCAATGGCTGGTGTGATTAATATCGTGACCAAAAACAGCACGGGCGAATTATCTGGCAAAGTTACTTTTGAGTATGGTAGTTTTGCAAGTTCGAAAGCAAATTTCAATATCGGTGGTTCACTATCCGATGCATTGGATTTTGATCTAAGTTACGCTATACAAAGTCAGGATAAGGATTACAAAACTGGAGATCGTAACCTTTATGATGAGGAGTATGCAAAATCGATTTTGGATCCATCTACTTATGGCGGAAGAATGGAAAATACTCAGTTTCAGACATCAAATTTTGATGCTCGTGTGGGGGTTAAACTAGCCGAAAATTGGAAACTTAATCTAAATGGAGGCTATTATGCTGGGAACGGTATTGAAACACCTGGTAATTTCTGGCATACAGAAGGTATGGATTCAAAAGATATTGAACGGTATACCGCTGGATTTGATGTTTTGGGAAGTATTGGGAATCATAAAATTACCTTTTCTCCATTTTATTCAGATGAAGACAACAAAACGGTAGATGTTGGTTCGGATGGTTATGGCGATTTTGAGAGTGATTACAAAAATTATGGATTTCAGTTATATGATACCTATGCCTTTGATGTGCATTCTGTTGCCTTGGGGATTGATAATAAAACTCAGAAATATGAAAGTTCTAATTTCGATACTGCAGGTGTATTAGAAGCTCCTTATCAACCAGATTACAATAATATTGCTACTGGAATTTTCGGACAAACTCATTTTAAATTTTTGAATGAAAAACTTGATTTGTCAGTAGGTGCAAGGGGAGATATGATAAAATTTGAACTGGAAGCAGACAAATTGTTGGCGAACGATAAAAGCTCTGAAGATTATTGGGTTTTTACTAAAAACATTGGTGTGAAGTATCAGTTGACTAAAGATCTGTCAGTACATTCTAGTTGGGGAGATGCTTTTTTAGCTCCTAAGGCATATCAGGTAGCTGGTTTCTATCAAAGAGGTACAGTAAAAACAATTGGAAATGCAGATTTGAACCCGGAAAAATCAAATACTGTTGATGTGGGATTTGCTTTTAAAAATTTCAAAAAAGGAATTAATTTTGATTTGACTTATTTCAACACCTACCATAAAGATAAGATTGTGAGAAGCAGTTTGCAGAATGGTGATATAACCTACATCAATGCAATGAAGTCTGAAATGGATGGTTTAGAGATCGTAGCATCGTATGATTTTGGGGCTGTGCAAGACTACGATTATTCTTTGCGTGTATATTTGAATTACACTCATCTTTTTGATGCTGATGTAACTTATAAAGATGCTACAGGTCTTACTCAAACAGGAGAAATGCGATATGTGCGTGACAATACTGCAACATTTGGAGTTGAATTCGATAATTTGAAAGGTTTTTCAACCCGTTTAAGTGGTCGCTATATTGGACATCGATACGAGAACAATTACATGTATGTAGCTGATTATTCAAATTGGCCAACGGTAAGTAAAGCGCCAATTGTTTACAATGCAAAGGAAGTTAGACCAGATGTACTTAATAAAGCTTTGTTACGCCATCCTGTATCTTATGTGTTTGATTTTTCTGCAAGTTATTCATTTAATGAAAAATACACATTAGGATTGACGCTAGCCAACTTATTAGATGAGAATTATACTGAAAAGGATGGTTATAATATGCCAGGAAGAGCTATTACTGCCAAATTTAGTTATCGATTTTAA